The following are encoded together in the Methanofollis sp. UBA420 genome:
- a CDS encoding DUF2117 domain-containing protein — protein sequence MDTGETLAMIVHGPDPFDCGDVGRLLASLGDVRIIVAGVMGRTAAEESGLPCEYCGVPPSQVLAHIDGPAFLLNRGKTPESGRVFGGIVAGRLGRGLVHVECTPGTVFCWNEGDTVLAACLASVLGYTVEEVRAVPPDSGSVREVRGCVPGEPVFVNGIVIGRATTGTVVLRERYGAVEAVSGLLVKPHGLEKLARSGPVSLAHAWCKSGQIRQHAPAQGGKVQEEGRVIVLDHCGHRFYERLAPETCGVLAIGDDTTAVAGHIAAHLGIPVLGITDGDRDGVVGGTFPKGSVVLAVTTGRDDEVGLDIAGTIPDGKTDWDKWIAGALKMVEDRAEIVLDQRRQS from the coding sequence ATGGATACCGGGGAAACGCTCGCCATGATCGTCCACGGCCCCGACCCCTTCGACTGCGGGGACGTCGGGAGACTCCTTGCATCCCTCGGCGATGTGCGCATCATCGTCGCCGGAGTGATGGGCCGGACCGCCGCGGAGGAGTCGGGCCTCCCCTGTGAATACTGTGGCGTCCCCCCGAGCCAGGTGCTTGCCCACATCGACGGCCCGGCCTTCCTCCTCAACCGCGGGAAGACCCCCGAATCAGGCCGGGTCTTCGGCGGGATCGTCGCCGGGAGACTCGGGCGCGGCCTTGTCCACGTTGAGTGCACGCCCGGGACGGTCTTCTGCTGGAACGAGGGGGACACCGTCCTTGCAGCATGCCTCGCCTCAGTCCTCGGCTACACGGTCGAGGAGGTCAGGGCCGTCCCCCCGGACAGCGGTTCTGTGCGGGAGGTCAGGGGGTGCGTCCCGGGAGAACCGGTCTTTGTCAACGGGATCGTCATCGGGAGAGCGACGACCGGGACCGTCGTGCTGCGCGAGAGGTACGGCGCAGTCGAGGCTGTCTCCGGGCTTCTGGTCAAGCCCCACGGCCTTGAGAAACTCGCCCGCTCAGGGCCGGTCTCCCTTGCCCATGCCTGGTGCAAGAGCGGCCAGATCAGGCAACACGCCCCGGCACAGGGCGGAAAGGTGCAGGAGGAGGGGCGGGTGATCGTCCTCGACCACTGCGGCCACCGCTTCTATGAACGGCTCGCCCCTGAAACCTGCGGCGTGCTCGCCATCGGCGACGACACCACAGCCGTGGCCGGGCACATCGCCGCTCACCTCGGCATCCCCGTGCTCGGCATCACCGACGGCGACAGAGATGGGGTGGTCGGCGGCACCTTCCCGAAAGGTTCGGTCGTGCTCGCCGTGACCACAGGGCGAGACGACGAGGTCGGCCTCGATATCGCCGGGACAATTCCTGATGGAAAAACAGACTGGGACAAATGGATTGCCGGAGCCCTCAAGATGGTGGAGGACAGGGCTGAGATCGTCCTCGACCAGAGGCGACAATCATGA
- a CDS encoding ATP-dependent DNA ligase: MDFTDFSRICEQIEGISGRLEMIDVIASVLPGLSDDELPVFVRFVMGRVFPDWSPLKLGIGPNLLYEAVGYVAGKKKEEVVAAVNETGDVGLAVERLLATKTQMSFFAESLTLTGVFADFTRIATTDGSRSQREKMKIVRGLLGTAGPLDGRYLARLLLEELRIGVGEGNVRDAVAKAFSVDQSLVAHAYQAINDLGRVALLARQGEAALRDVRIEPFHPVKMMLAQQGTITEMVGDHGAVAVEYKYDGTRFQFHKVGDDCRMYSRKLEEVTGAVPDVIEMLCAATGHDVILDGEVIAVKDGKPRPFQFVLHRFRRKHEVEEAIGRVELVPNVFDIMYLDGETLIDRPFIERRAILETVLSGYVAPQWVGDDVPTLEKVYQEALDAGHEGVMVKVRSAAYTPGVRGRNWIKVKPAVDTIDLAVVGAEWGEGRRAHIFGSFLLACQDEGVLLPVGKVATGFSDDQLAAFYAVFKDLVIAEKGKEVVFEPEVVFEVGYAEVQKSPTYTSGYALRFPRFVRLREDKGVAEVETVEGLAARYERQLKFL, translated from the coding sequence ATGGACTTCACGGACTTTTCCCGCATTTGTGAACAGATCGAGGGGATCAGCGGGCGCCTGGAGATGATAGACGTCATCGCCTCCGTCCTCCCCGGTCTCTCGGACGACGAACTGCCGGTCTTTGTCAGGTTCGTGATGGGACGGGTCTTCCCTGACTGGAGCCCCCTCAAACTCGGCATCGGCCCGAACCTCCTGTACGAGGCCGTCGGCTATGTCGCGGGGAAGAAGAAGGAGGAGGTCGTCGCCGCGGTGAACGAAACCGGGGACGTCGGCCTCGCGGTCGAGCGCCTCCTTGCGACAAAGACTCAAATGTCCTTCTTTGCCGAGTCTCTCACCCTCACCGGCGTTTTTGCCGACTTCACCAGGATCGCAACGACCGACGGCAGCCGGTCACAGCGCGAGAAGATGAAGATCGTGCGCGGTCTCCTCGGCACTGCCGGCCCCCTTGACGGCCGCTACCTCGCCCGCCTCCTCCTCGAAGAACTGCGGATCGGGGTCGGCGAGGGGAATGTGCGGGACGCCGTTGCAAAGGCTTTTTCCGTCGACCAGTCCCTCGTCGCCCATGCCTACCAGGCGATCAACGACCTTGGCAGAGTCGCCCTCCTTGCCCGTCAGGGAGAGGCGGCCCTCAGGGATGTCCGCATCGAGCCCTTCCACCCGGTGAAGATGATGCTCGCTCAGCAGGGCACCATCACCGAGATGGTCGGGGACCACGGCGCCGTCGCCGTCGAGTACAAATATGATGGCACACGCTTCCAGTTCCACAAGGTTGGCGACGACTGCCGTATGTACTCCCGGAAACTGGAGGAGGTGACAGGAGCGGTCCCCGACGTCATCGAGATGCTCTGCGCGGCCACCGGCCACGACGTGATCCTGGACGGCGAGGTGATCGCCGTGAAAGACGGGAAGCCCCGTCCCTTCCAGTTTGTCCTGCACCGTTTCCGCAGGAAGCACGAGGTGGAGGAGGCGATCGGACGGGTGGAACTCGTCCCGAATGTCTTCGACATCATGTACCTCGACGGCGAGACCCTCATCGACCGGCCCTTTATCGAGCGCCGCGCCATCCTGGAGACGGTCCTCTCCGGCTACGTCGCCCCGCAGTGGGTGGGCGACGACGTCCCCACCCTGGAGAAGGTCTATCAAGAGGCCCTGGACGCCGGACATGAGGGCGTGATGGTGAAGGTGAGGAGCGCCGCCTATACGCCGGGGGTGCGGGGCAGAAACTGGATCAAGGTCAAGCCTGCGGTGGATACCATCGACCTTGCGGTCGTCGGCGCCGAGTGGGGCGAGGGGCGTCGCGCCCATATCTTTGGCTCCTTCCTCCTTGCCTGCCAGGACGAGGGCGTACTCCTGCCGGTCGGCAAGGTGGCGACAGGATTTTCCGACGACCAACTCGCAGCGTTCTATGCGGTGTTCAAGGATCTTGTCATCGCCGAAAAAGGGAAAGAAGTCGTCTTCGAGCCAGAGGTCGTCTTTGAGGTCGGGTACGCCGAGGTCCAGAAGAGCCCGACCTATACGAGCGGCTATGCCCTCCGCTTCCCCAGGTTTGTGCGGTTGCGGGAGGACAAGGGCGTGGCCGAGGTGGAGACGGTGGAGGGTCTTGCCGCCAGGTACGAAAGGCAGCTCAAATTCTTATGA
- a CDS encoding MBL fold metallo-hydrolase: MKITILASGSKGNSIYVEGEDGALLIDAGLSAKEIRTRLAAAGGDEEAVRAILVTHEHIDHLRGVDVLARRFGVPVVGTGGTLGAFLDKRTSAKPVEAVRATYGETLAFGNFSVTPFATVHDASEPCGFCVREDGVGFGCCLDTGIVTPGIERALGTCDAVVLESNHCPQMLEEGPYPYYLKERIRSKRGHLSNAAAATCLGDIGGNLSAVFLAHLSEVNNTPEKAVAAAEGGLGLYLDDTDLVVSGQHEISRPVIL; encoded by the coding sequence ATGAAGATCACCATCCTTGCCAGCGGGAGCAAGGGCAATTCTATCTATGTCGAGGGGGAGGACGGTGCCCTCCTCATCGACGCGGGGCTCTCGGCAAAGGAGATCCGCACCCGTCTTGCCGCGGCAGGTGGCGACGAGGAAGCGGTCCGCGCGATCCTCGTCACCCACGAGCACATCGATCATCTCAGGGGTGTGGACGTCCTCGCGCGCCGCTTCGGTGTCCCGGTCGTCGGGACAGGCGGGACCCTCGGTGCGTTCCTGGACAAGCGCACCTCCGCAAAACCGGTGGAGGCCGTGCGGGCGACGTACGGCGAAACCCTCGCGTTCGGAAATTTTTCGGTCACGCCCTTTGCGACTGTCCATGACGCCTCAGAACCATGTGGTTTCTGCGTGCGGGAGGATGGTGTCGGCTTTGGCTGTTGCCTCGACACCGGCATCGTCACGCCGGGCATCGAGCGCGCCCTCGGCACCTGCGACGCCGTCGTCCTGGAGAGCAACCATTGCCCGCAGATGCTCGAAGAGGGGCCGTATCCCTATTATCTCAAGGAGCGCATCCGCTCAAAGCGGGGCCACCTCTCGAACGCCGCTGCAGCTACCTGCCTTGGTGACATCGGAGGAAATCTCTCCGCAGTTTTCCTCGCTCACCTCTCCGAGGTGAACAACACTCCTGAAAAGGCGGTCGCCGCCGCAGAAGGCGGTCTTGGCCTGTACCTCGACGACACCGACCTTGTCGTGAGCGGGCAGCACGAGATATCGAGGCCGGTGATCCTATGA
- a CDS encoding energy-coupling factor transporter transmembrane component T, translated as MQEIFQYRNGTGVLHRMNPVAKIGGGAAVVILAVLTSDPLVLGGMVLGLAALGVAAGTGKDLAQQVPLLIFLGGFLVAVTVLTVPEIGLSFGLALALRFCAMVFAFQILVATTMPTALVRALRRIGFPADYALMALVALRFVPHLQIEGTKISEAQAARGFSPGTGVRGMVRKALPVLVPLIANALGKAEVIGLTIDLRRLREHL; from the coding sequence ATGCAGGAGATCTTCCAGTACAGGAACGGCACAGGCGTCCTCCACCGCATGAACCCGGTCGCGAAGATCGGCGGCGGCGCGGCGGTCGTCATCCTCGCCGTCCTCACGAGCGACCCGCTCGTCCTCGGCGGCATGGTCCTTGGCCTCGCGGCTCTCGGAGTTGCTGCAGGCACAGGAAAAGACCTGGCGCAGCAGGTTCCCCTCCTCATCTTCCTCGGCGGGTTCCTTGTCGCCGTCACCGTCCTCACCGTCCCGGAGATCGGCCTCTCCTTCGGCCTTGCCCTTGCCCTCCGCTTCTGCGCCATGGTCTTCGCCTTCCAGATCCTGGTGGCCACGACCATGCCGACCGCCCTTGTCAGGGCCCTGCGGAGGATCGGCTTTCCCGCGGACTACGCCCTGATGGCACTCGTCGCCCTGCGGTTCGTCCCCCACCTCCAGATCGAGGGGACGAAGATCAGTGAGGCGCAGGCGGCACGGGGTTTCTCGCCCGGGACAGGCGTCAGGGGCATGGTCAGGAAGGCCCTGCCGGTGCTCGTGCCCCTCATCGCCAACGCCCTCGGGAAGGCCGAGGTGATCGGACTGACCATCGACCTGCGGAGGCTGCGGGAACACCTCTGA
- a CDS encoding ABC transporter ATP-binding protein, producing the protein MIRLDGLTYTYPGAEAPALKGVDLTVGAGELVLLTGPTGAGKTTLCRAAGGVLAHGYGGTTEGTVRIAGKDAADYQGMEDVASVAGMTFDDADAQLILSTVEEEIGSACGEGTDTAEILLMMGLLHLRERAPHTLSGGEKQRNVLGAAIAGMRPVLILDEPAAELDPAHAARVAGILSTLKEKGTAILLAENMPGPFAAIADRVVRLEGGRVAARAGQSAVPAGRPAEAAPAGEPAIRIAGLAHSYGSGFSLGPIDLVVRAGECVAITGENGSGKTTLIRHLNGLLLPEKGMVEVCGMDTKQHPVAALARKVGLVFQNPDTMLFEETAEREVLFGARNTGVPDPAGAARAALSAVGLLARKDAYPRHLSRGERQRLAVACVLAMDPAVIVLDEPTTGLAPEEAGIVMDHLQRLCREGKAVVMVTHDHGLAARYAGRTIRMEKGQVVEDTTHGAETCRRSSSTGTAQASSTA; encoded by the coding sequence GTGATCCGGCTAGACGGCCTCACCTACACCTATCCGGGCGCAGAAGCCCCGGCCCTGAAGGGCGTCGACCTCACGGTCGGGGCAGGCGAACTCGTCCTCCTCACCGGCCCGACGGGGGCCGGGAAGACCACGCTCTGCCGCGCCGCAGGCGGCGTCCTCGCCCACGGATACGGCGGCACCACGGAGGGAACGGTCAGGATCGCAGGGAAGGACGCGGCTGACTACCAGGGCATGGAGGATGTCGCCTCTGTCGCAGGCATGACCTTCGACGATGCCGACGCCCAGCTCATACTCTCCACCGTCGAGGAGGAGATCGGATCGGCCTGCGGCGAGGGGACAGACACCGCGGAGATCCTTCTGATGATGGGCCTCCTCCACCTCAGGGAAAGGGCGCCGCACACCCTCTCCGGCGGGGAAAAACAGCGGAATGTCCTCGGGGCGGCGATCGCGGGCATGAGGCCCGTGCTGATCCTTGACGAGCCCGCGGCCGAACTCGACCCGGCCCATGCGGCACGAGTGGCAGGGATCCTTTCCACCCTGAAGGAGAAGGGCACCGCGATCCTCCTTGCTGAGAACATGCCCGGCCCCTTCGCCGCGATCGCCGACCGCGTCGTCAGGCTCGAAGGGGGGCGGGTCGCCGCCAGGGCAGGCCAGTCAGCAGTTCCGGCCGGGAGGCCGGCAGAGGCCGCACCGGCCGGAGAGCCCGCGATCAGGATCGCCGGCCTCGCCCACTCTTATGGCAGCGGTTTTTCCCTCGGCCCCATCGACCTTGTCGTCAGGGCAGGGGAGTGCGTGGCGATCACCGGCGAGAACGGTTCAGGAAAGACCACCCTGATCAGGCACCTGAACGGCCTCCTCCTCCCTGAGAAGGGAATGGTCGAGGTCTGCGGCATGGACACGAAACAGCACCCTGTCGCCGCCCTCGCCCGGAAGGTCGGCCTCGTCTTCCAGAACCCGGACACCATGCTCTTCGAGGAGACGGCAGAGCGCGAGGTCCTCTTCGGGGCGCGGAACACCGGCGTCCCCGACCCGGCAGGGGCGGCACGGGCGGCCCTCTCGGCAGTCGGCCTCCTCGCGCGGAAGGACGCCTACCCCCGCCACCTCAGCCGCGGGGAAAGGCAGCGCCTCGCCGTCGCCTGCGTCCTTGCGATGGACCCGGCGGTGATCGTCCTCGACGAACCGACCACCGGGCTTGCGCCCGAGGAGGCGGGCATCGTCATGGACCACCTGCAGCGCCTCTGCAGGGAGGGGAAGGCCGTCGTCATGGTCACCCACGACCACGGACTTGCGGCGCGGTATGCCGGCCGGACCATCAGGATGGAAAAAGGACAGGTCGTCGAAGACACCACACACGGAGCGGAGACATGCAGGAGATCTTCCAGTACAGGAACGGCACAGGCGTCCTCCACCGCATGA
- a CDS encoding YgiQ family radical SAM protein, with the protein MIPQPSFLPMTREEADALGIGEFDVILITGDAYVDHPSFGTAIIGRVLWDAGYKVGVIAQPDWKKPDDFLRLGRPRLFFSISSGNVDSMVNAFTPRKKRRSTDAYSPGGRPRRPDRATIVYANMVRSLFPGTPIILGGIEASLRRFAHYDHWSDSVRQAVLADAPADALVYGMGERQVVEIAGRLAAGKDLQGIRGTAVTISVAEWRETDPAGMVVIPGYPEVRESPEAYARAFALHAREQDPVRGRTVVQPHPKTVIVQYPPALPLDTAALDHVYALPYTRAAHPSYREPIPALEPVQFSITTHRGCFGSCSFCALTHHQGRIIQSRSPTSILAEARRLAAMPGFKGVIQDVGGPTADMYGLSCPQWEKHGACPDRRCSPDCPNLATSHAAQIDLLRQLRTLSGVRQVHIQSGIRYDLALADPAYIDEIAAHHVSGHLKVAPEHIAKQVTTLMNKPGREVFDRFKERFAAASRKAGKEQYLLPYLMSGHPGCTIQDSIELAEYIRDNRLYTEQVQDFTPTPMTRSTCMYATGIDPMTMEQIHVPAGREKEVQRALLQYRDPKNRGLVAEGLHQARREDLIGSGWACLVPARHDRPERERAETQRRSGRRR; encoded by the coding sequence ATGATCCCGCAGCCATCTTTCCTGCCCATGACCCGCGAGGAGGCCGACGCACTCGGCATCGGGGAGTTCGACGTCATCCTCATTACAGGCGACGCCTATGTCGACCACCCCTCCTTCGGGACCGCGATCATCGGGAGAGTGCTCTGGGACGCGGGCTACAAAGTCGGCGTCATCGCGCAGCCGGACTGGAAAAAGCCTGATGACTTCCTCCGTCTTGGCAGGCCCAGGCTCTTTTTCAGCATCTCTTCGGGGAACGTGGACTCGATGGTCAATGCCTTCACGCCGCGGAAGAAGCGGCGGAGCACAGACGCCTACTCCCCGGGCGGGCGGCCCCGCCGCCCGGACAGGGCAACGATTGTCTACGCAAACATGGTCAGATCCCTCTTCCCGGGCACCCCGATCATCCTCGGGGGCATCGAGGCAAGCCTGCGCCGCTTCGCCCACTATGACCACTGGTCTGACTCGGTCCGCCAGGCGGTCCTTGCCGACGCCCCCGCAGACGCCCTCGTCTACGGGATGGGGGAGAGGCAGGTCGTCGAGATCGCCGGGCGCCTTGCCGCAGGAAAAGACCTGCAAGGGATCCGGGGGACCGCGGTGACGATCTCTGTCGCGGAGTGGCGGGAGACAGATCCCGCGGGGATGGTCGTCATCCCCGGCTACCCTGAGGTGCGCGAGAGCCCGGAGGCCTATGCCCGGGCCTTCGCCCTCCATGCACGGGAGCAGGACCCGGTCCGCGGCAGGACAGTCGTCCAGCCTCACCCGAAGACCGTCATCGTCCAGTACCCGCCGGCCCTCCCCCTGGACACCGCCGCGCTCGACCATGTCTACGCACTCCCGTACACCCGGGCCGCGCACCCGTCGTACAGGGAACCTATCCCTGCCCTCGAACCGGTGCAGTTCTCCATCACCACACACCGCGGCTGCTTCGGCTCCTGCTCCTTCTGCGCCCTCACTCATCATCAGGGCCGGATCATCCAGAGCCGGAGCCCCACCTCGATCCTCGCAGAGGCGCGGCGCCTCGCAGCAATGCCCGGGTTCAAAGGCGTGATCCAGGACGTCGGCGGACCGACCGCGGACATGTACGGTCTCTCCTGCCCGCAGTGGGAGAAGCATGGTGCCTGCCCGGACAGGCGGTGCAGCCCGGACTGCCCGAACCTTGCGACCTCGCATGCCGCCCAGATAGACCTCCTGCGCCAGTTGCGGACACTTTCAGGGGTGCGGCAGGTGCACATCCAGTCAGGGATCAGGTACGACCTCGCCCTTGCCGACCCCGCGTACATCGACGAGATCGCCGCTCACCATGTCTCCGGCCACCTCAAGGTCGCCCCCGAGCACATTGCAAAACAGGTGACCACCCTCATGAACAAACCGGGCAGGGAGGTCTTCGACCGCTTCAAGGAGCGTTTTGCGGCGGCGAGCAGAAAGGCCGGGAAAGAGCAGTACCTCCTCCCGTACCTCATGTCAGGCCACCCCGGCTGCACCATCCAGGACAGTATCGAACTCGCCGAGTACATCAGGGACAACCGCCTGTACACCGAGCAGGTGCAGGACTTTACCCCGACGCCAATGACCCGCTCGACCTGCATGTACGCCACCGGAATCGACCCCATGACAATGGAGCAGATCCATGTCCCGGCAGGGCGGGAGAAGGAGGTCCAGCGGGCGCTCCTCCAGTACAGGGACCCGAAGAACCGCGGCCTTGTCGCGGAAGGACTGCATCAGGCCAGGCGGGAAGACCTCATCGGCAGCGGCTGGGCCTGCCTCGTTCCGGCACGGCATGACAGGCCAGAGAGGGAGAGGGCGGAGACACAGAGGCGGAGCGGGCGCAGACGATGA